In the genome of Pseudobacteriovorax antillogorgiicola, the window TATGTTCGAACATGCGGAAATTCAACTGACACCATTGCACCAGCAGATGTCTTATTTAAGAATTAAAAAAGAAAAGCTCCTCTTACTACCTGGCCATTGCAGCAAGGACGATGAGATCGCAGCACAAACGTCCTTAAACCTGATTGATGAACAAGTTGACTTTATCCAAAATCAAGTACAGTCCATCCAAGAAAAGTATTTGATATCGATGGAAATCCTAAAGGCTAAGTTTAGCTTTGTCCCTGTCCATGGACAAACCTATTACCTCTACCAAAAAGGGAATGAACGGGTATTAATGCTAGTTGGCCCGAATCAGTGGCAGCTTGATAGTCACACCTTATATATTGCTACGGTCAAGCTTATGGCAGATGCCAGTTGGCACGTTTTGGCTATTAGTGACGAAATAGAACTAGACTTCGAGGCATTGAAAAAGGGTGGGAAAAGCTAGAGGGAATATGCGCTTAGTTGTTAGCAACGACACAGATTTTCTCGGGGGGGGCTTTTCCTTCCCTTCGCACTAGTACCTAGTCAAGTTGAATTCTCGGCTAGGCGACAAGGAGCGAGCGAGGAGACAGTACGAGCTGGATACGGTGACGAGCGAGTGACAAAGTCAACAACGCCGAGGCTTCAAATCGACTAGGCACTATTGATGGTATTTTATTTCCTTCAGCTGGAAGTTACTCTCATTCGTGACTTTCCTTGTTCATAATTGAAACTTTCAACAATGAAGAAACCTTTCTCCAGGTACAAGCTAAGACTTACTGATTGTCATGTAAGTTGTCTATCACAGATCTGCCTTGAAGGCCGGCCTCTAGGTTTGCACTTGATATAAGACCCGATCGATCTTGTATGAGGCCTTGCCCCGAGACAAAGCTAACGGAATCAGCCAGTCTCGGGACTCATTCATTCTCAAAAGATGGAGCACTTCTCAACAGAACTGACGTTTTCGATCAGAAATCAAGCAGCCTTCTGAACTTCATCAAGATCAATCGGTCCACCAGCACGAGTCGAGTCATTCTGAGCAAATAGCATCTGGTCTTTCGTATTGAGCAATTCAACTTTGGAATTTGAGTAAAATCCAACTTCAATATCTTGCGTCACTGTAATGCTGGTCGCTTTACCGGCTGCATTCAGAACGGAATTAACATCCAAAGCCCAAAAGTGATGGCCTTTATAGGTAGGATTATAGTTGATTGCAACACTGCCTCTTAAGTAAACCAAGTACTCAACTCTTACTTTCATTACACCACGACTTGCCGTTAGCTGAGCTTTGACAGCCTCCTTTGGCTTTAATATAACACTCACCCCTGAATCTGTTCCTACCGTGACTGACTGGCTTTCAGTCTTACTCTCACCCCATGTATGGCTATAAGACATTGATGTTTCACCACCACCACCTGTTCCTAGAAACCCTACTTTGTAGCTAACCTTTTGAGTAAACGAAACTGTGTTCGATTTAGACCATGTATCTGAAACAGAGTTGGTGACAGAATCGGAAATACCGGCGTTAAATGTTCCGGTTTGATCACTATTATTCTCAAAGGTTTTGGTTGCAATGATAACAGGTTGTGAAGTGATTTCCGTGATCGTAGCATTCTTAACCGTAAGGTAGGTCTCCACTTGTGGCCAATGATATGTTTTATAAAGGTCGTTCCATGGCGTAGGACTGTGAAGATAAGCATCGTTCGGCTTTTTGCCAAAGTACTTACCTACTGCCTCCTTCAAATCATGGTCTTCGATACCAAAATTTTTGCGTTCTTCATCAGTAATGACGTGATTGATGGTTCCCGATGCTTGAACACTTGAAGTATCTTTATCATCACCGGCTTTTATTGAAACTGAAATGCCCATATAACACCTCCATATTATAAAAAATCGTTATCGGGCAGAATCAGTCTTACGTTAGTTACCTATTCATAGGAATATAGGAAAGAGTAAAAATCAGCACCTGAGTATGATCCCACCTCAAAGGCAAAGTTCATTTCCAAGTTAGCGAACAGAAATAAGACCCTAAAAAGATATAGCAAAAACATAGGCAAAAAAGCGACTAAGTTACTTCACTCCCTAAAAAGATTAGTACTGCATTCCCATTTTTTTACCTCGTCAGTGAGTTCCCGACGCGGAGCGTCCGCGGTTTCAGCCTTGCTTTCATCCAATCAGGCCAATTACATGCGCACTAAATAGCGATAGAATCAAGTTTATTCTGTTTTTTTTCCAATCTACAAAAAATTGAATGCAACGATTTTGTATACCAGAGGTATAATAAGAGTAAATCTAACTGAATCTATTGCCTAGGTGTTCTATGAATAGCTTTGCCTATTTAGTCTCTCTATTATTGCTCGTGTTTTCCTTTGAGCTACATGGCTCGTCCCCAGCATTCGAAATGAGCAGGACCATGGATGGAATTCCTCTCGGTCTCAATACCTCTATCTATCACGACAGCAATAAGGAAATGGATCTGCATCAAATAATTGAGATCTATAAAACCGGCAGGTTTAAACAGACTCATGAGGCCAGACCCAATTTTGGTATCAATCAAGATGCTATCTGGTTTCGATTTGTGGTCAGAAATTCTAGTTCAACTCCCCAGATACTATTACTGGAGAACAGCTTTACAGTGCTTGACTCCGTGATACTTCATAAAATGAGTCCTGACGGAAGCTGGACTCGAAAGCTGGGAGGAGAAATTTTTCCCTATTCCGACAGAGAGATTAAGTCGCGTCAGGTAGTCTTCGAATATCTCCTAAGCCCTGGAGACCATGTTTTCTTTGGTAGGATTGAGACAGTCGGACCTCTACAACTCCAGCTAAATGCCTGGTCGCCAAAAGAATTCCATGCCCATAACAGCGCCGAATATATCTACCTTGGGATTCTGGTTGGTTTCCATATTGTGATATGCTTCTACAACTTACTCCTCTCTGTAACCTTAAAAGATCGAGCTTACCTCTACTATGTTGCCTATGTGTTCAGCAATCTAGCCTATCAAGCTGCCAACTATGGCTTGGGGCAGCAGTTCTTATCTGATTTGCCATACTTTGATACCTTTTCGAATATCTATATGCTATTTACGATTGAGTGTGTTGCTATCACCAGCTTGCTCTTTAGTTCTTCCTTTCTCGATCTAAAATCAAGGTACCCACGGTTTGCCAAGCTATACAATGTAGCTTTCGGAATGTCGGTAATAAACTTTTCAATCTCTCTATTTTTCTCCACCTATTGGGGAACCGTATTCTGCTTCCTCACCGCTTCCACAGCGACCTTCTTTTTGATTAGTTCAGGGCTTCTGGTATCAAGACAAGGATATCTGCCCGCCAAGTTCTATCTTGTTGCCTGGGGCTTTTACTTAACAGGGGTCATGGGCACTCTTTCAAATCGATTAGGGTTCATTCCAACAAGCCTGTTTAGCGAGTGGGGGCAGTTTACCGGTGGAGCTATAGAGATTGCGATCCTGTCTCTAGCTCTCGGAACACGTTTTAGTGAGGGGCGACGGGCACACATTGCACAGATTAATGACCTCAATCAAAACTTAGAAAAGAAGGTCGAGGAGCGCACATCTCGAATCGAAGCGCTACTGAAGCACATCCCTCAAGGAATTCTATCCATTGGTCAAGATGGTATCGTTGAGCAGAACTACTCCGCTCAGCTACCTGATATCTTGGGGCATAATCAAATTGCTGGTCGAACTGCCAAGCAGATAATTTTAGAGCACACAGACCTCACCGAAGATGAGAAAGATCAGGCCTGGCATGCCCTCCTAGCATCAATTGACCACTTGGATATAAACTTCGAGATAAATCGAGACAAGCTCCCCTCCCAGCTTCGCTATAGACAAGGCGAGGCATCTAAATACTTGAAGCTCACATGGAATACTGAAGTAGTCAACGAAGAGGTTACTCATATCTTAGTAACCCTTCTTGATGTTAGTTCGGAGATCGAAGCCCAAGAAGAGCTAGACCAAAAGAAAGAAAAATTTGAGTTTATTCGGCAGCTCGTAGAAATTGGTACTAGCAGGTCGCATCAATTTTTTGATTCCGCATACCTATTATTTCAAGAGTCGATTGATCTTGCTAAAGCGCCAATGATCAGCCAAGACGCACTAAAGATTCTATTCATCAATATTCACACTCTTAAGGGAACAGCGCGTAGCCTTGGCTTAAGGGAACTATCCAATGAGCTACATATTATAGAGACGTACTATTCTCAAGTCATAAAGGGTGAGCTGGATTTGGATATTGAAAAAGTTCGCAGAGACCTTCAAAAGGCCCGGGATATGTATGATCGCTATGAACAGATCCATACTCAGGTTCTTGGCAGAGAAAGAACTATGACCACCGTTGCCATTGATCGCCATCGCGTTGAAAAGGGCGTTCAGTTTTTGACCTATCTATTGACGAGCAGCAACCTGGACCTCAATGCACGTGAGGTGATCGAAGAGAACAGAAACCTACTCATCAACTCTATTTCAAAATCCCTTAGAAAAATTCTTAAGGATGTCATGTGTCAGGCAGGAAAGATTGCTAAAGATCTTGGCAAACCAGAGCCAAAGATACACTATGACTTGATTGATATACAACTCACGTACGCACAAGAAATTGCCCTTCGCAATGGATTTATTCATCTTCTCAGAAATGCACTAGATCATGGCATCGAGCATTCTGAGGATCGTCACTCGAAAAACAAAGACCCTATCGGTAACTTGTTTGTATCTGTTAAACGTGATGACCACTGTGCGACCATATATTTTTCTGATGATGGTCGTGGATTAGCGATTGGTAATCTTAGAAGGCGATACCAAGAGTTAGGCAAACTGAATTCATCAACTGATATCGAGACCATTGCAAATCTAGTTTTTGAACAAGGAATTTCCACGGCTGACACAATTTCTCAGGTTTCCGGTAGAGGGATAGGCATGGGCGCTATCCGGCAATATTTTGAGGGAATCGATGGCTCCGTACGCATAATCCTAGAGGATGCGATTGATGATGAGAAGCAGTTCTATAAATTTCAAGTAGAAATAAAACTTCCGATCTTTACATCGGCGAAGTTTATCGAACAGTTTGATAAGATTGCTTAAAGCATGATGATAGCGAGAAGCTTTAAGGCTTACCAGCCCTAGAATCCTAGTCTGTCTTTGCCATAGAAATTACGTATGCTCCCCTTTCAAAGGAGGAGTCTATTGAGACTTTTCAGTCACATGAAAATGAAACCTACCGGCATTGCATCACTTCTCTTAAATGTAGTGATAGCGATCAGCCTTCTGCTGCCAAGCTCACTAAAAGGCAAAACTTCAAGTATCGAGAAGAGGCAAGTAGAGTGACCCATGGCTTTCTTATGGCACAAGTCAAATTTATCGAAGAAGTCTTCGGAATCGCTGCATAGGTCTGAGAGGTTTTAGACCAAAGACCGGGGATCGGGTCAAAGTTGGCACCAGAGCTATCGCTAAGAC includes:
- a CDS encoding 7TM diverse intracellular signaling domain-containing protein; amino-acid sequence: MDGIPLGLNTSIYHDSNKEMDLHQIIEIYKTGRFKQTHEARPNFGINQDAIWFRFVVRNSSSTPQILLLENSFTVLDSVILHKMSPDGSWTRKLGGEIFPYSDREIKSRQVVFEYLLSPGDHVFFGRIETVGPLQLQLNAWSPKEFHAHNSAEYIYLGILVGFHIVICFYNLLLSVTLKDRAYLYYVAYVFSNLAYQAANYGLGQQFLSDLPYFDTFSNIYMLFTIECVAITSLLFSSSFLDLKSRYPRFAKLYNVAFGMSVINFSISLFFSTYWGTVFCFLTASTATFFLISSGLLVSRQGYLPAKFYLVAWGFYLTGVMGTLSNRLGFIPTSLFSEWGQFTGGAIEIAILSLALGTRFSEGRRAHIAQINDLNQNLEKKVEERTSRIEALLKHIPQGILSIGQDGIVEQNYSAQLPDILGHNQIAGRTAKQIILEHTDLTEDEKDQAWHALLASIDHLDINFEINRDKLPSQLRYRQGEASKYLKLTWNTEVVNEEVTHILVTLLDVSSEIEAQEELDQKKEKFEFIRQLVEIGTSRSHQFFDSAYLLFQESIDLAKAPMISQDALKILFINIHTLKGTARSLGLRELSNELHIIETYYSQVIKGELDLDIEKVRRDLQKARDMYDRYEQIHTQVLGRERTMTTVAIDRHRVEKGVQFLTYLLTSSNLDLNAREVIEENRNLLINSISKSLRKILKDVMCQAGKIAKDLGKPEPKIHYDLIDIQLTYAQEIALRNGFIHLLRNALDHGIEHSEDRHSKNKDPIGNLFVSVKRDDHCATIYFSDDGRGLAIGNLRRRYQELGKLNSSTDIETIANLVFEQGISTADTISQVSGRGIGMGAIRQYFEGIDGSVRIILEDAIDDEKQFYKFQVEIKLPIFTSAKFIEQFDKIA
- a CDS encoding DUF2452 domain-containing protein; the protein is MASKKDESQWSPERKRLKIQSTDTPQTLPYGHNRGSAPIIPTSYDSMKKKALKAMFEHAEIQLTPLHQQMSYLRIKKEKLLLLPGHCSKDDEIAAQTSLNLIDEQVDFIQNQVQSIQEKYLISMEILKAKFSFVPVHGQTYYLYQKGNERVLMLVGPNQWQLDSHTLYIATVKLMADASWHVLAISDEIELDFEALKKGGKS